CCTCGACAAGGAATTCGGCATCACCTCGCCGCGCCACCACGGCTACGACGTCGTGCGCTCCATCGAGGCCCTGCGCGACGGGGACGCCAAGGTCTTCTTCGCCATGGGCGGCAACTTCGTCGCCGCGACACCCGACACGACGGTCACCGAGGCCGCCATGCGCCGCGCCCGGCTCACCGTCCACGTGTCGACCAAGCTCAACCGCTCGCACGCGGTCACCGGCACCCGCGCCCTGATCCTGCCCACCCTGGGACGCACCGACAAGGACACCCAGGCGAGCGGCAAACAGTTCGTGACGGTCGAGGACTCCATGGGCATGGTCCACGCGTCCCGCGGCAACCTCACCCCCGCCGGCCCCCACCTGCTCTCCGAACCGGCGATCGTAGCCCGGCTGGCCCGCGCCGTCCTCGGCCCCGGATCCACCACGAACTGGGAGGAGTTCGAGAAGGACTACGGCACGATCCGGGACCGCATATCCCGAGTCGTCCCCGGCTTCGAGGACTTCAACGCCCGCGTCGCCGTACCCGGCGGCTTCACCCTCCCGCACGCCCCACGCGACGAGCGCCGCTTCCCCACCGCCACCGGCAGGGCCAACTTCACCGCGGCCCCCGTCGAGTACCCCGAACTGCCGGACGGCAGGCTGCTGTTGCAGACCCTCCGCTCGCACGACCAGTACAACACCACGATCTACGGCCTCGACGACCGCTACCGCGGCATCAAGGGCGGCCGTCGCATCGTCATGGTCAACCCCGAGGACGCCGAGGCCCTGGGCCTCACCGACGGCGGATACACCGACCTCGTCAGCGAGTGGCGGGACGGCGTCGAGCGGCGCGCCCCGGGCTTCCGCGTCGTGCACTACCCGACCGCGCGCGGCTGCGCCGCCGCCTACTACCCCGAGACCAACGTCCTCGTCCCGCTCGACGCCACCGCGGACACCAGCAACACACCGGCCAGCAAGTCGGTCGTCGTGCGCTTCGAGAACATGCGGTGACGGCTCTCACCACGGCCACCCACTAAGCGTTCGCTCAGCCGTCTGATAAGAACAGTGCACACAGCAATGAATCAGCGCAGACGATCGGAGCCGGACCCCATGGGCGAGCACACCGCACCCAAGTTCCCCCAGGAGATCATCGACGAGTACGCCGCACTCGGCGTGGACCTCCCCGCACTCTTCTCCGCCGGACACCTCGGCGAGCGCATGGGCGTCACGATCGTCGAAGCCTCCGCGGAGCGCGTCGTGGGCACGATGCCCGTCGAGGGCAACACCCAGCCCTACGGACTGCTCCACGGCGGCGCCTCCGCCGTCCTCGCCGAGACCCTCGGCTCCATCGGCACCATGCTGCACGGCGGCGCCACCAAGATCGCCGTCGGCGTCGACCTGAACTGCACCCACCACCGGGGCGTGCGCAGCGGACTCGTGACCGGCGTCGCCACCCCCGTACACCGCGGCCGCTCCACCGCCACGTACGAGATCGTCATCACCGACGAACAGGACAAGCGGGTCTGTACCGCCCGTCTCACCTGCCTGCTCCGTGACACCCCCAAGCCCGCCGCCGGCTAGCAACCGGCACCCCCGAACGCCCCCTGCCCGGCCCGGAACGCACTGCGCATTCCGGCCGGGCAGACCCATATCCCCACCCCGACAGGGCCGTTGACCAGCGAAATTCGTCAACTCCCTTGACCGCGTGGCCTGTTCCATGAGGCACTCGTCAGCCACACGCGCGATAGCGGTCGGATACATCTTCCCCGATGTAACACTGCGTAACACGCGCGCAATGAGCGAGCGGGGCCGCACGGGCGCCCCGGACCACCGGGGCCGATGCCGCACGCCCTCCGGCGACCCCCGTGCGCGACAGCACCAAGATCGGTTCAAGCGCCTTAGCAGAGCTGCGCGTTCTCAGCATGCGGTCACTTCACCGCCACGCGATAAAGCCGCACATGTCCACACAGTCACCTCAAGCCTTCCTCAAGGGCATAACAAGACAGTCACATCCTGCCGCTGCCCATCCCGGACCCCCGGCCCTGCCCTTAGAGTCACGGCCAGTCACCGCGCCGCCGGGCGCGTCTGCTGCACGGCACCTGTACCAACCCAGTACGGCCCGGCGACCGACACGGCACCTCAAGCAGAGGAGGCCGCGCCAGGGAAAGGACTTTTCGTGCGACACCGTTCTTTGCTCATCCTCACCGCAGTGCTCACCACAGGAGCACTCACCCTCACCGCCTGCGGATCGCGCGACGACGACAAGAAGAGCAGCGGCGGGGGCGACACCCAGACCGTCGTCATCGGCGTCGACGCTCCCCTGACCGGCGACCTCTCCGCCCTGGGCCTCGGCATCAAGAACTCCGCCGACCTCGCCGCCAAGACGGCGAACACGGAGAAGACGGTCCCGGGCATCAAGTTCGAGATCAAGGCCCTCGACGACCAGGCCCAGCCCTCCGTCGGCCAGCAGAACGCCGCCACGTTCATCAACGACAAGACCGTCCTCGGTGTTGTCGGCCCGCTGAACTCCGGCGTCTCGCAGTCGATGCAGAAGCCGCTCAACGACGCCAACCTGACCCAGATCTCCCCGGCCAACACCGGCACGGAGCTGACCCAGGGCAACAACTGGAAGACCGGCGACAAGCAGCGCCCGTTCAAGACGTACTTCCGTACCGCCACCACGGACGCGATCCAGGGCGCCTTCGCGGCGAACTACCTCTACAACACCGCGAAGATCAAGGACGTCTACCTCATCGACGACCAGAAGCCCTACGGCGCCGGTCTCGCTGCCTCCTTCAAGACGACGTTCACCGAGCTCGGCGGCAAGATCGTCGGCTCGGAC
The Streptomyces sp. NBC_00234 DNA segment above includes these coding regions:
- a CDS encoding PaaI family thioesterase produces the protein MGEHTAPKFPQEIIDEYAALGVDLPALFSAGHLGERMGVTIVEASAERVVGTMPVEGNTQPYGLLHGGASAVLAETLGSIGTMLHGGATKIAVGVDLNCTHHRGVRSGLVTGVATPVHRGRSTATYEIVITDEQDKRVCTARLTCLLRDTPKPAAG
- a CDS encoding branched-chain amino acid ABC transporter substrate-binding protein — its product is MLILTAVLTTGALTLTACGSRDDDKKSSGGGDTQTVVIGVDAPLTGDLSALGLGIKNSADLAAKTANTEKTVPGIKFEIKALDDQAQPSVGQQNAATFINDKTVLGVVGPLNSGVSQSMQKPLNDANLTQISPANTGTELTQGNNWKTGDKQRPFKTYFRTATTDAIQGAFAANYLYNTAKIKDVYLIDDQKPYGAGLAASFKTTFTELGGKIVGSDHVNPDDRDFNSVVTKVKGSKAKAVYYGGEYPAGAPLSQQLKDSIEIPLMGGDGMYSADFIKLNKKAQGDIATSVGKPVEELDSAKKFIADYKTAGYKDAYEAYGGGTYDATWAIIEAVKAVVAANDGKLPDDSRAKVLDAVGKVQFEGVTGPVSFDEFGDTTNTMMTAYQVDGGKWVSKFSEAVK